The following coding sequences are from one Atribacteraceae bacterium window:
- a CDS encoding PFL family protein yields the protein MLFDRSEILETLRMLEIENLDVRTVTLGMNVCDCRQDTFAGTVHRVADKIRRIAGGLSETVDEVSELYGIPVVNRRIAITPFSLLLRGDEGEKDLVAGAQTIDGLARDIRIDFLGGFSALVHKGFTEGDLALIHALPLLLSETERICASVNVASTKSGINVDALLLMGRVLRDTAALTGQRQGIGCAKLVVFANAPEDNPFMAGAFHGIGEPGAALNVGVSGPGVVAELIRRNPKADLGEIAEIIKRTAFKITRVGELIGREVARRLALPFGIVDLSLAPTSRVGDSVAEIIEALGVERCGGWGTTLALALVTDACKKGGAMASSSVGGLSGAFIPVSEDAAMTESVRIGALSLAKLEAMTSVCSVGLDMVAVPGDTSAETLACIIGDEMAIGVINGKTVGVRIIPVPGKHPGDWVSWGGLFGETVVMEINPYSGKRLINRGGRMPAPIISLRN from the coding sequence GTGCTCTTTGACCGTTCGGAAATCCTGGAAACCCTCCGGATGCTTGAAATTGAAAATCTTGATGTTCGGACCGTCACGCTGGGCATGAACGTTTGTGACTGCCGGCAAGACACATTTGCTGGAACGGTCCACCGGGTCGCGGACAAAATCAGACGGATTGCCGGAGGACTCAGTGAGACAGTCGATGAGGTCTCAGAGCTTTACGGGATCCCGGTCGTGAACCGGCGTATCGCTATCACTCCCTTTTCCCTTCTCTTGCGGGGCGATGAAGGAGAAAAGGACTTGGTTGCCGGAGCACAGACAATCGATGGTTTGGCCCGGGACATCAGGATCGATTTTTTGGGGGGGTTTTCCGCCCTGGTCCACAAGGGATTCACAGAGGGGGACCTGGCACTCATTCATGCCCTGCCTCTTCTCTTGTCGGAGACTGAGCGGATTTGCGCATCGGTGAATGTGGCCTCCACCAAAAGCGGGATCAACGTCGATGCTCTCCTGCTCATGGGGAGGGTACTGCGCGACACGGCGGCACTGACCGGCCAGCGGCAGGGCATCGGATGCGCCAAATTGGTGGTGTTTGCCAACGCCCCGGAGGACAACCCATTTATGGCCGGCGCCTTTCACGGGATAGGAGAACCCGGTGCGGCGCTGAATGTGGGTGTCAGCGGACCCGGCGTAGTGGCGGAACTCATACGTCGAAACCCGAAGGCGGATCTGGGGGAAATTGCCGAAATCATTAAGAGGACCGCATTCAAAATCACCCGGGTTGGAGAACTGATCGGACGGGAAGTTGCCCGGCGGCTCGCTCTCCCTTTTGGCATTGTCGACCTCTCCCTGGCGCCGACGTCCCGGGTTGGTGACTCAGTCGCCGAGATTATTGAAGCCTTGGGCGTCGAGCGGTGCGGTGGCTGGGGGACGACGCTGGCTCTGGCGCTCGTGACCGATGCGTGCAAAAAGGGAGGGGCTATGGCTTCTTCCTCAGTAGGAGGGCTGAGTGGGGCCTTTATCCCGGTGAGCGAAGACGCCGCAATGACCGAATCGGTACGAATAGGGGCTTTGTCCCTCGCAAAGCTCGAAGCCATGACCAGTGTCTGTTCGGTAGGCCTGGATATGGTCGCCGTTCCCGGAGACACCTCGGCGGAGACGCTGGCCTGTATTATCGGCGATGAAATGGCCATCGGAGTCATCAATGGGAAAACGGTCGGCGTGCGGATTATACCCGTTCCGGGAAAACATCCCGGTGATTGGGTATCCTGGGGGGGGTTGTTTGGAGAAACGGTGGTTATGGAGATCAACCCCTATTCCGGGAAGAGGTTAATCAACCGCGGCGGACGAATGCCGGCTCCGATAATCAGTCTCAGAAATTGA
- a CDS encoding ACT domain-containing protein encodes MNTGQNPLHNSFSDNDQAAGQDKVVITVVGKDRVGIIAAVTGLLADHGVNIEDITQKILGEYFTMILVGDVSNSDLSPGLLRERLIDRGREIGVDVYLQHAAVFRAMHRI; translated from the coding sequence ATGAACACCGGACAGAACCCATTGCACAACAGTTTTTCGGATAATGATCAGGCCGCCGGGCAAGACAAAGTGGTCATCACCGTGGTGGGCAAAGATCGCGTGGGGATCATCGCCGCCGTGACGGGACTCTTGGCGGACCATGGAGTCAACATTGAAGACATCACCCAGAAAATATTAGGTGAGTATTTTACCATGATCCTGGTTGGCGACGTTTCGAACAGCGATCTCTCGCCCGGTCTATTGCGGGAGCGGCTCATCGACCGAGGCCGCGAGATCGGGGTCGATGTCTACCTCCAGCATGCTGCGGTATTCCGGGCCATGCACAGAATCTAA
- the nfi gene encoding deoxyribonuclease V (cleaves DNA at apurinic or apyrimidinic sites), giving the protein MEKLLQYPFDVELSEAKKIQDELRSRMSWRFPFRREAVRRIAGVDVSYPEKGCACAGIVILSYPSLAVEELVVSRGKSLFPYIPGYLSFREGPVITEAFGRLKNFPQIVFFDGQGLAHPRRFGLACHLGVLYDLVAIGIAKKPLVGSYQNPRNVRGAFAWIVDRGERVGAAVRTRSGTQPVFVSPGHRIGLRQAVDWTMAVTGKYRIPEPTRLAHIQAGNIEKRFGKG; this is encoded by the coding sequence ATGGAAAAACTTTTACAATATCCCTTTGATGTCGAACTTTCCGAAGCAAAAAAAATCCAGGATGAATTACGCTCCAGGATGTCTTGGCGTTTTCCCTTCCGCCGGGAGGCGGTGAGGAGGATCGCCGGGGTCGACGTCTCCTATCCTGAGAAGGGATGCGCCTGTGCCGGTATCGTCATTCTTTCCTATCCCTCTCTGGCGGTCGAAGAACTGGTGGTTTCTCGGGGAAAGTCTTTATTTCCCTATATTCCCGGTTATTTGTCCTTCCGGGAAGGACCAGTCATTACGGAAGCTTTCGGCCGATTGAAGAACTTTCCCCAGATCGTTTTTTTTGATGGACAAGGCTTGGCTCACCCCCGCCGCTTTGGCTTGGCCTGTCACTTGGGGGTGCTCTATGACCTGGTCGCCATCGGGATAGCCAAGAAACCACTGGTCGGTTCATATCAAAATCCCCGGAACGTACGTGGGGCATTTGCTTGGATTGTGGATCGGGGGGAGCGGGTGGGCGCCGCGGTGCGCACCCGCTCTGGTACCCAGCCGGTGTTCGTTTCACCGGGACACCGCATTGGTCTGAGGCAGGCGGTGGATTGGACCATGGCGGTGACCGGGAAATACCGGATTCCGGAGCCAACCCGCCTGGCCCACATACAGGCGGGGAATATTGAGAAAAGGTTCGGAAAAGGTTGA